GCCCGTTACGCTTTATGTGCGCGACCGCCCCGCGACGGTGCGGTTCTCGGGCCGCGCCTATGTGTTGCCGCGCAGCGCCGATGCCGCGCTGCCGGTGGAGACGGTGAATACCGATGCGGTCGAACTGGTCCTGCGCCGGATCAGCGACAGGAACCTGCTGCGCGCCATGCAGGACAGCTATTTCGGCCGCCCCCTCAGCAAGTATCAGGAGGACGCCTTTGCCACCGACATCGCAGAGCATATCTGGACCGGCACCGGCACGGTGCAGAACACGCTGAACGCGCAGGTCACCACGCGCCTGCCGCTGGGCGATATGCTGGCCGGCCAGCGCGCGGGCATCTATGCGCTCAGCGCGTCGATCGCGGGGCAGGATCCCTACGATAATCCGGCAGCGACCCAGTGGTTCATCCTGACCGATCTTGGCCTCTCGGCGTGGTCGGGCACGGATGGCCTCTACGCGGCGGTGCGCGGTCTGGGGGATACAGGTGCGCGCGCGGGCGTCACGCTGACGCTGCTGTCGCGGGCCAATGCCGTGCTGGGCACCGCCGTGACCGATGCCGAAGGCTTCGCCAGATTTCCCGCCGGTCTGACCCGTGGCACCGGGGCCGCCGCGCCCGCCCTTCTCATGGCCGAGGAGGGGGAGACCGACGCGGCATTCCTCAGCCTGCGGGATCCCGGTTTCGATCTGTCCGACCGTGGTGTCGAAGGGCATCCGCCCAGCCCGCCGATCGACACCTTCCTGACGACCGACCGCGGCGCCTACCGCGCGGGCGAGGTGATCCATGCGACGGTCCTGACACGCGATCCGGCGGGCAAGGCGGTGAACGGCCTGCCGCTGGTCGCCGTGCTGACCCGCCCCGACGGGGTCGAGCACAGCCGCACGCTCAGCCAAGGCGCGCGCGACGGGGGCCACGTCTTTGCGCTGCCCACGGGCCCGCTTGCGCCGCGCGGCGCGTGGCGGCTGGACGTGGTCGCCGATCCCGCGATGGGGCCGCTCGCCTCGCAAACCGTGCTGGTCGAGGATTTTCTGCCCGACCGCATCACCTTCGACATGACCTTGCCGGACGCGCCCCTGCGCCTTGGCGACCGCCCGCCGCTTGCCGTTGCGGCCAGCTATCTTTTTGGCTCGCCCGGGGCGGGGCTCGCGGTCGAAGGGGAGGCGCGCCTGCGCCTGACCCGCAGTCTGGACGCGCATCCGGGCTATCTTTTCGGTCGCCACGACACGCGCTTCGACACGCGCACTGCCTACCTCGATCCCGTCACGACGGATGCGCGCGGCGCTGCAACCCTTGCGCTGACCCTCCCCGATCTGGACGAAGTGCCTGCCGCCCCGCTTGAAGCAGAGATCACCCTGCGCGTCGCCGAAGGCTCCGGTCGTCCGGTGGAACGCAGCCTGACGCGCCCCGTCGCGACGGGCGCACCCCTGATCGGGATCAAGCCCGATTTCGAAGGCCCCCTGAGCGAAGGCGCGGACGCCGCGTTCCGCCTGATCGCCACCGCAGGCGACATGCCCGTCCGCTGGACACTCAACCGGGTCGAGACGCGCTATCAGTGGTTCAGCCGCTACGGTGACTGGGATTGGGAACCCGTCACCAGACGCATCCGTATGGATAGCGGGGAGGTTACCCTCGGCCAGACCCCGACAGCGCTTGAGCTGCCCACGGACTGGGGCCAGTACGAGCTTGTGGTCGAACGCCTTGGCGCACCCTACGCGGTCAGTTCCGTCAGCTTCAGCGCGGGGTGGTACGGCGGCGGTGACGCGGCGGACACACCGGACCTGTTGCAGGTGTCGCTGGACCGCCCCGATTACGGCAGGGGCGACACGGCCACGTTGCGCTTTTCCGCGCCACAGGAGGGTGTCGCTCTGGTCTCTGTGCTGTCCAACCGTGTGATCGAACAGCGCGCTGTCGCGGTGCCGCAGGGGGATTTCGCGCTTCCCCTGACCGTGACCGAAGACTGGGGCCACAGCGCCTATGTCACGGTACAGCTTTTGCGGCCCATGGATGCCGCGGCGGACCAATCCCCGCAGCGCAGCCTCGGGCTTGCCCATGCCCGCATCCGGCCCGAGGGCAAAGAGCTGACAGTCACGCTCGACGCACCGGCAGAGGTGGACGGGCAGGCGGGTCCGCTCGACGTGCCGGTGCGGATCGACGGTATCGCTGAGGGCGCGCAGGCGCATCTGACGCTTGCCGCCGTTGACGTGGGCATCCTGAACCTCACCGGATTTGCCGCACCCGATCCGACCGATCACTATTTCGGTCAACGGCGGCTGGGGGTCGAGATCCGCGATATCTACGGACGCCTGATCGACGGGCTGAACGGAGCCATGGGGCAGGTACGCTCCGGTGGCGATGCCGCGCGGTCGGCGGGCCTGCAAGCGCCGCCCCCGACCGAGGCGCTGATGGCGGCGTTCAGCGGTCCGGTCACCGTGGGGCCGGACGGCACCGCCACTGTCCGCATCGCGCGCCCGGCCTTCAACGGGACGATCCGCCTCATGGCCGTCGCCTGGAGCGATAGCGCCGTGGGCCGCGCCGTGCAGGATGTGATCGCCCGCGATCCGGTGGTCATCACCGGCAGCGTGCCGCGCGTGCTCGCACCGGGTGACGACACCACGATGCTGCTGGAATTTGTCCACGCTAGCGGCGGCGCGGGAGAGATGCCTGTCAGCGTGCTGGCCGACGCGGGAATAGCAGTCGGCGCTTTCCCTGCCACCGTTGCCATCGATCCGGGCGGCACGGTCCGGTTGGCCGTACCGCTGAGCGCGCGGGAAATCGGCGATCACCAAATCACCGTGACGCTAAGGCCACCGGGCGGCGCGCCGCTGCAACGGGTGCTGTCCCTGCCGGTGCGCATCAACGATCCCGAAATCGCCGTCACCCGCCGCTTCTCACTCGGCGCGGGCGAGACCTTCACCTACGACACCGCCCCCTTTGCCGGTCTTCGGGCGGGCACGGCCAGTGCCACGCTGACCGCAGGGCCGCTGGCGCGATTCGACGTGCCGGGCCTTCTGCGCCAGCTCGACCGTTACCCCTACGGCTGCACCGAACAGGTGACATCGGGCGCGCTGCCCCTTCTCGGCCTCGGCGCGCTTGCGTCTGAGGCGGGTCTGGGCGCGCCACAGGACATCAAGGCCAAGATCCAGTCCGGCGTCGATCAGGTGCTCGCGCGTCAGGCCTCGAACGGGGCCTTCGGCCTTTGGCGGGCGGATGGCGGGAACACTTGGCTCGACGCCTATGTCACCGATTTCCTCTGGCGCGCGCGGGGCGCTGGGCACGATGTGCCGCAACGGGCGCTGTCATTGGCGCTGGATCATCTGCGCAACCGCGTGAATTTTGCACCGGATTTCGACAGCGGCGGAGAGGACATCGCCTACGCGCTTCTGGTTCTGGCCCGTGCGGGTGCTGCGCAGATGGGCGATCTGCGGTACTACGCCGACACCAAATCCGATGCCTTCGCAACGCCCATGGCTGCGGCGCAGCTGGGTGCGGCGCTGGCGGCCTACGGCGATCCGGCGCGCGCCGACCGGATGTTCCGCCGCGCGGCAAGCCTGCTTGCCACACCGCCGGACACCACCCGCTGGCGCGACGATTTCGGCAGCCGCCTGCGCGATACCGCGTCATTGGTCCACCTCGCGGCAGAAGCAGGCAGCACTGCCGTCGACGCCGCCAGTCTGGCGCAAACCCTGCCTTTGGCAAACCTCACGCTGTCCACGCAAGAAGCAGCACAGGTCGTGCTTGCCGCGCAGGCGCTCGGTAGCCCCAGATCAGCCTCCGGGGTCGAGATTGACGGCGCGCCCGTCCCGGCCACCCATGTGCAGCGCCTGTCTGACCGGGATCCCCGAAGCCACACGGTGCGCAATACGTCAGGCGCGGCCATCGACGTGACGCTGACGACCTTCGGTGTGCCTGTCCAGCCGCCTGAGGCGCAGGGCTACGGCTATGCGCTGACCCGGCGGCTCTTCACCCTCGAGGGGTCGGAGGTTACCGGACCCGTCGCCAGCGGCACACGATTGGTCGTGGTGCTGGAGGTGCAGCCGTTCGAGGATATCGGCGCGCGCCTGATGATCGACGATCCTCTTCCCGGCGGGCTCGAGATCGACAACCCGAACCTGCTGCGGTCGGGCGATGTTGCAGCGCTCGACTGGCTGGATGTCGCTACCCCCGAGATGACCCAGTTCCGCAGCGACCGGTTTCTGGCCGCACTCGACCACCGCTCGGCAGAGCCGGTACAGCTGGCGTACATCGTCCGTGCGGTCAGCCCGGGCAGCTATCACCACCCCGCGGCACAGGTCAGCGATATGTACCGGCCCGAATACCGCGCGGTCACCGCGACAACCCGTCTGACCGTCACCCGATGAAACGCGCCGCCGCCCTTCTTGCCGGTGCCGCTCTTGCGCTGGGGCTGGCCGCGCACAGCCGCGACCGGTTCGACAGCTGGGTTGCGGCAACGGTCCTGCCGCCGGTCCTGTCCGAAACCGGTGCCGAGGTGCGCGCCGGCGATGGCACCCTCCTGCGCGCCTTCCCGGTGGAAGACGGGCGCCTGCGTCTGGCGGTCGGCCTGCACGAGGTTGATCCGGTTTTCCTGCGGTTGCTGATCGCCTACGAGGACCGCCGCTTTTACGACCACGCGGGCGTCGATCCTCTCGCTCTTCTGCGCGCTGCCGCGCAGGCGGCGCGCTACGGACGCGTCGTGTCGGGCGGATCGACACTGACGATGCAGGTGGCGCGGCTTCTGGAAAACTCCGGTACCGGGAGTGTAGGCGGCAAGCTGCGCCAGATCCGCCTTGCGCTGGCACTGGAACGGCAGCTGACCAAGGAGCAGATCCTGTCGCTCTATCTGCTGCACGCGCCCTACGGCGGGCCGGTCGAAGGTATTCGCGCCGCGTCCCTGTCGTGGTTCGGCAAGGAACCACGCCGCCTCACGCTGGCCGAGGCGGCCTTGCTGGTCGCCCTTCCCCAGTCGCCGGAGGCGCGCCGCCCGGACCGCCACCCGGACGCCGCCCGCGCCGCGCGCGACAGGGTGCTGGCCCGCACCGGTATGGACGCCGGTGCCACGCGCGGCGATGTGCCCCGCACTCTCGGCACCCCGCGGCAGGATGCACCGCACCTGGCGGAAAGTATACGCCAGCGTATGCCGCAGCGGATCCAGCACCGCACCACTTTGGACCCAGCCCTGCAACGGCAGATGCAATCGCTCGCCCGCCGCGCCGTCGCGGGGCAGGGCGATGCGGTTTCGGCGGCGATACTGGTCGCGGACCATGCCACGGGCGACGTGCTCGCCTATGTCGGATCGCCCGATTACACCGACGGACAGCGGCAGGGATATGTCGATATGGTCGCGGCGTCCCGCTCGCCGGGGTCAACGCTGAAACCGCTCATCTACGCCATGGCCTTCGACGAAGGTCTTGCCCATCCCGACACGCTGATCGACGACGCACCGGTTTATTTCGGCCGCTACGCTCCGCAAAATTTCGACGGCGTTTTCCGGGGCAGGCTGACGGTCAGGGATGCGCTGTCGCTGTCGCTGAACATACCGCCGGTTCTGCTGCTGGACGAAATCGGCCCCGCGCGGCTGATGTCGACACTGGAACGCGCGGGCGCCGCGCCGCAGCTGCCCTCCGGCCAGCCCGGACTGGCCGTGGCGCTGGGCGGTGTGGGGCTCAGCCTGCGCGATCTGGTCCAGCTTTACGCCGCGATTGCGCAGGGCGGGGACGGACCGCCGCTTCGCATACTGCAGGATACCCACCCGAAAGATCCGCCGCACATCCTGTCGCCGGTCGCGGCGTGGCAGGTCGCGCATATACTGGCCGATATCGCGCCGCCCGCAGGGTCAGCCGCCCGCGCGGGGCAGATCGCCTACAAGACCGGCACCTCCTACGGGCACCGCGATGCCTGGGCGATCGGGTTTGACGGGCAGCATGTGATCGGCATCTGGCTGGGCCGGCCCGATGGATCACCGGTGCCGGGCGCCTTCGGGGGCGACCTCGCCGCGCCGGTCCTGTTCGAGGCTTTCGGGCGTCTCGGCTCCTTGGTGCCCCTGCCACGCCCCCCGCAGAACGCCCTGATCCTCGGCACCGCCCATCTGCCCGAACCGCTGCGCGTCTTTCGCAGCCGCAGCGCCGCCTTCGAACCCGCACCCGACGGGCCAGAGGTCACCTTCCCGCCCGAGGGCGCCACCCTGCGCCGCAGCGGCTTCGGCGTGCCGCTGAAACTGCGCGCCGGACGTCTGCCGCTGACGGTTCTCGTGGACGGCGCCCCCGTGCTGACGGGGCTGCACAGCCGCGACGCGCTGCTGCCGCTCGACGCGCCGGGCTTTGCGCGGATCGCGGTGATCGACGCGGACGGGCGCAGCGCCTCGGTGGAAATCAGGCTGGACTGACGCGGTCGCACCTGCAATCCCTGCGCCATGGAATTCCTCCTCTCTGTCCTGCCCCTCGTGCTCGTGGTCGTCGCGGGCTATGCGCTGGCCAAGACCGGCACGATCCCCCGCGGCAGTTGGGCCGCGATCGAGACGCTGTCTTTCCGTGTTCTCATTCCGGCCACGCTGATCCTCGCCATCGCGACATCGGATCTGTCGGTCGCGCGGTTCGGGGGCTTCGGCGCGACGCTGTTGATTACACTGGCGCTGGTTGCCGTGGGCACGCTGGCACTGCGGCTGTTGCCCCATCACCGTTTGTCGAACCCGTCCTTCACGACGCTCTTCCAGACAACCATGCGCTGGAACGTTTTCGTGGCGCTTGCCGCGTCAGAGCAGTTCCTGACCGGCGGCATCGCCTTGCTGGCGGTCGCCATCGCAGTGCTGATCCCGCTGATCAACATCATCTGCATTGTCGTTCTGGCCAGTTTCGGCCCGGCGCGCGCCAGTGTCAGGCGGATTTTCGGGGCCGTGGCGCGCAATCCGCTGGTGCAGGCCTGTGCCATTGGCCTCGCGCTGAACCTCTTGGATGTATCCTTGCCCGCACCGGTAGAGGACACGCTTGAAATGATCGGTCGCGGGGCGCTGGCGGTGGGGCTGCTCGCCGTAGGCGGGGGCATCAGCCTGCGCCGCCTTGCGCGGGCTGATGCCCGCGTCATCGCCGGTGCGATACTGCGCCCGCTGATCACACCCGCATTGTTCGTGGTGGTCGGATCGGCTGTCGGCCTGCCCGCTGTTCAGCTGTTCGCGGGGGTGCTGGTGTTCTCTGCCCCTGCCGCGTCGAACGGGTATATCGTCGCAAAACAGATGGGCGGGGATGCGGACCTCTACGCGGATGTGCTGACGTGGCAGGTGGGGCTGTCGCTCATGTTGTTGCCGGTCTGGGCCGCTGCACTGCTTTAGAAGCGCAGGACCATGCCGTGCTTTTCCGCGTCCGAAAATCCGAGCTTTTCGTAAAACCCGCGCGCGCCCCTCGCGGTCCCGGTCAACAGCATGAGCTTGTAGGCACCCGCGCCGCGCGCGTGATCGATGGCCGCGCGCAGCGTCATCCGGCCCAGCCCGCGCCGCTGAAACCCGGGGTCGGTCACGACGTTTTCAATCAATCCGTAGGCCCTCCCGCCCGAGGTCATGTTGGGCAAAAGATGCGCGGTCAGCATCGAGCGGATGCGGCCGTCGACCTCGGCTCCGAAAATGGCCGTGCCGGGATGGGCCAGCACAGCGGCGAAATCCCGGGGTGCGGCACTGACGGGAACCGGATCACGGGTCAGCGCCCGGTAGAGCGCGAGGGCATCGTCGAAATCCGCATTGGTCAGTCTCCGGATGTCCGGGGCGCTCACCGGCGGCCTTCGCGCAACCACGCAGCGGTGATCAGGCCCGCGCTCAGCAGCAGAACCAGCCAGCCCGGCAGGATCGGTGTCTGGCGCACATCCAGCGTCTCGTAGGCGTTGCGCGGGGTCAGGCCGATCCAGCCGCGCCCCGATGCGGGGCGGCCCGCGCGCACGTCGCGCAGGCGCGGCAAACCGTCCTCGATCCGGTGGACCCCGCCGCGCAGCGCCGCGACCTGCGGCTCCAGAACCTCGGCGCTTGCGATGGTCTCAACGAATTCGCGCGGCGCTGCGGGGCCAAGGCCGATCACGCTGACCTGATCGCCGTTTTCCAGCCGGTAGAGCCCGATTTCAGGACCGGTAAACACCGTCTCGAACCGGCCGGGGGCCGTTGGCGCAAGGTCAAGCTCGACCGTCTCGCCATCGGGGCCGGTGATGGTCAGCGGCGGGACTTCTTCGTCCAGCGTGCGGCGCTGGATGCGCATGGTCTGGCCTTCGGCGGTGGCGGTCAGGGCTTCTTCTTCGAGCTCCGGCTCCCCCATCATCCAGTGGGCCAGACGGCGCAGCAGTTCCAGTTGCGGGCCGCCGCCCTCGTAGCCGCGGTTCCACAGCCACGCATGGTCCGAGGCCAAAAGCGCCACGCGCCCTTCCTCGACCCGGTCAAGGACCAGCAGCGGGCGATCGTCGATGCCCGTCATCACTGCGTCGCCCGAGGTCTGGTTCACGTCGATCTGGCGCAGCCAGCGGCCCCAGTCGCCGTTACCGGGCAGGCCGGAGGTGACGGGGTGGCGCGCGCCAAGGTCGGACACGACCGGCAGGTACGCTTCCTCCAGAACGCGGGCCGTGGGGCTGGCGGGCAGAACCGTGCCCAAGGGCGTGCGGAACAGGCTGTCGGCGCTGGCGAAATCCGGGCCCGCCGATACCAATACCGCGCCCCCCGCGCGGACGTATTGCGCGATGTTTTCCAGATAGAGCGACGGAAGGATGCCGCGCCTTTTGTAGCGGTCAAAGATGATCAGGTCGAAATCGTCGATCTTCTCCATGAAGAGTTCGCGGGTCGGAAAGGCGATCAGCGACAGTTCGGACACCGGAACGCCGTCCTGCTTTTCCGGCGGGCGCAGGATGGTGAAATGCACCAGATCGACCGAGCTGTCGGATTTCAGAAGGTTGCGCCACGTGCGCCCGCCCGCATGCGGCTCTCCGCTGACCAGCAGCACGCGCAGGCGGTCGCGCACGCCGTTCATCTGGATGATCGCGCTGTTGTTGCGGTCGGTCAGCTCGCCCTCGGCCTCGGGCAGGGAAAAGCGGATCACGTTGCGGCCCCCGTGGGGCAGGGTGACCGGCAGTTCCAGATCCTCGCCGATGGGCACCTGGAACCGCTGTGGTTCGTCCCCGTCGATCGAGATATCGAGTGCGGCCAGTTCGGCCCCGGCCGGGGCCGCGCCCAGATCGTCGATGCGCAGGGTCAGCACCACGGGCTCTCCGATGATGGCAAAGGCCGGGGCGCCCAGAACGCTGAGGCGGCGGTCCCAATCGGTCTGCTCGCCGCTGAGAAGAACGTGGAAAGGTGCGGGCAGGTCGACGGGCAGATCGGCGTCATGGACGCGCCCGTCGGTGAGCGCGAGAACCCCCGCCACCCGCGCGCGCGGCTCTTCGGCAAGGGCGGTCGAGAGCGCGGTCATCAGTTCGGTACCGGCATCGCCCTGACCGTCGGGCACGGTGATGCGGCGCAATTCGGTATTGGGCCGGGCGGCGATTTCGGCGGCCAGCGTGTCGGCGGCGGTCAGGGTCTGGGCTTCCCGCTGGCCGAGCCGCTGGCTCGCGCTTTCGTCTTCGAGCATGAGCACGATATCGGACAGCGGCGCGCGGTCTTCGCGCTGGAACGACGGGCCCGCGATCGCGGCCAGCACCACCAGTGCCGCCAGTCCGCGCAGGCCCCAGCCCTTGAGGCCCCGCATGACCGCCAGCAGCACACCCAAGAGCGCGACGATGGCCACCGCCACCAGAAGCGGCCAGGGCACGAGCGGGTCGAAAACGATGGTCGAGGTCATTGTCCCAGCCTGTCGAGTAGCGCAGGCACGTGAACCTGATCGGATTTGTAGTTACCCGTCAGCACGTGCATGACGAGGTTGACGCCGAAGCGGTAGGCGATCTCGCGCTGGCGTTCGCCGGAGAAGCCGCGGCCCACGGGCAGCAGGGGCCCGCCGCCGCTGTTGACCGCCCATGCCGCCGCCCAGTCGTTGCCGCCGATCACCACGGGGGTCACCCCGTCATTGAGATCGCGGAAGGGCATGCCCTCGATCTGTTCGGCATTCGGATCGGAGGCTTCGACCCAGACATCGCGGCTGATGTGGCGGCCCGGAAAATCCTGAAGCAGATAGAAGGTGCGCGTCAGGACATGGTCCTCAGGGACAGGTTCCAGAGCGGGAATATCGAGCGGCGCTGCCAGCTCTTGCAGCTTGCGACCGTTCGGGCTGGAGGCGCCGAAGCTGGCGATATCCGCATCGCGGGTGTCGAAGAGGATCAGCCCGCCGGACCGCAGATAGTCGTTGAGCCGCGCATAGGCTTCGGCGGAGGGGGTCGGCTGGCTGGGGGTGATCGGCCAATAGAGGATCGGGAAGAAGGACAGTTCGTCGGTTTCGAGATCGACACCCATCGGGTTGGTAGGTTCGACCGACGTCCTGAAGAAAAGCGTGTCGCTGAGACCGGTCAGACCGGCGCGGGCGATCTCGTCGACCTGCGCGTCGCCGGTCAGCACATGGGCCAGCACCAGTTCGGTGGTCGCCGCCAGCGCAAAGGCCTCGTCCTGCGCGCCGGCTTGCGCCTGCGCTTGTGCCTCGGCGGGAACGCCCTGCACCAGCGCGAGCGCCACAAGGGCCGCGGCAGCGCGGTTGCTGCGCCGCAGAAGCCGGCCCGACAGCGACAGTGACGCCACGACATCGGCCAGCAGCACCAGCAGCGCGAGGCTCAGCAGCCACCCCGCGACGGGCTGTTCCGGTGCGACCGCAAGGCCGCGCACCGGTATCCGTGACGGCCAGGCCACCGGCTCAAGCGTCGCATCGGCGGTCAGCACGTTGCGCGCCAGCCGCTGGTCGCCCGACGCGTAAAGACCCGGAGGCAGGTCGGGGCCCGTCGGATCGGTGAGCAGCGCCGCCCCGTCGACACCGGGCAGGGTGCCGGCGTCGGACAGCGTGCCGAACCCGTCGAGCGTGCGCTGCGGGATCCATGTGCTGCCTGCCAGAGTCTCGACATCCGCCGTCGCGGCAGAGGACGAAACCGCCAGACGCTCCATCATTTCCACGAACAGACCCGACAGCGGCAGGGTCGACCATTCCGCCGTTGCCGTCACGTGGAACAGCACGATCTGCCCCTGACCGACATATTTGCGGGTGACCAGCGGCGTGCCGTCGCTGAGCGAGGCGATGACCCGTTCGGCAAGGGTCGGATCGGGTTGCGCGACCACCTGCGCGGTGACGGTTACGTCCTCCGGCACCGACAGGCCGAAGAAGGGCGAGCCGTTGGAAAACGCGGACAGGGCCTTTGGCTCACCCCAGCTCATCGCGCCCCCGACGCTGCGGCCTCCGGCGCGCAGGCGGACGGGCATCAGCGGATCCTCGTCGATGCGGCTGACGTCACTCGCAGCGATGCGCGGCCCGGCGAAGCGCACCAGCATCCCGCCGCCTTCGATCCATTCGGTCAGGGGGGCGGCCTCGGCTTCGGCCAATGTGGCGACATCGGCCAGCACGATCACATCGGGGTTCGCGGGCAGCACATCGCTGAGCGATCCGTCGATCAGATCGGCAGTCGGCGCAAGAGCCTGTTCGATGTAATGCAGCGGCGACAGCAGCTCCAGCCCCTCGCGGTTCTCGCGGGCCGAGATCAGCGCGACCTCGCGGCGTCTGAGCCCGTCATCGGTCAGCGTGCTGGCCCCGGCGGAACGCTGTCCGGCGATGTCGAAACGGGTGATCCGCGCGCGCAGTTCGGACGGCAGGACAAGTGCGGCCTCGGCCTCGGTCGCGCCCTCCGCGAAGGGAGCGGTCGCTGTGGCAAGGATACGACCGTTGCCCGCCGGATCGCGGCCCACGGCCTGTATCGTGATATCACGCGCGGGGCCGGGTGCGGCCCGCAGCGCGCGCAGTTGTACCGCGCCATCGGCGTAGGTCGCAGGCGCCATGCCCAGCACGTTGAACGCGGTCTGGTAGGCCTCGACCGTGCCGCGATCCTCGAGCGTGGCAAGCAGCGTATCGCGCCCCTCGTAGGCCAGCGAGTCGCTGAACCACAGCGTGTCGAAATCGCCGACCTCTGCCAGCGCGTCCTGCGCCCGTGCAATCATCGCTTCGCTCGGTTGCCACGGCGCGGGCGACAGACCGGCAAGGCGGTTGCGCCATGCATCCGCGGACTGGAACACCGGCGCTTCGGGGCGGGTGAGGGTCAGGAACCCGACCGTGCGGCCCTGACGGCTGGCACGGGTCAGCTGGGCGTCGATGGCCTCCTGTTGCTGGGGCCAGCGGGTGGCGCCGGCCCAGGAACCGTCGAGCACGAACAGAAGCGGGCCGTCCCCTTCGGCCTGTTCGGTCTCGGGGTTGAGGACGGGACCGGCGAGGCCCAGAATGATCGCGGCAACCGCAAGCATGCGCAGCAACAACAGCCACCACGGCGTGCGGTCCGATACGGATTCGTCGTCGCGCAGGCCCAGCAGCAGCGCCACGCCGGGAAAGCGGCGGCGTATCGGTGCGGGCGGCACGGCGCGCAGCACCAGCCACAGGATCGGCAGGGCGGCAAGCGCCAGCAACAGCCACGGCGCGGTAAAGCCTATGCCCCCCAGAACGGTCACGCCGCCACCCCGGCCCGCGCATCGAGGGCAGCGTAAAGCCACAGCAGACCGGCCTGCGCCGTAGTGTCCGTGTGGTGCACGCCGTAGTGCCAGCCGGTCAGCTGGCAGAGCGCGGCA
Above is a genomic segment from Sulfitobacter sp. HNIBRBA3233 containing:
- a CDS encoding alpha-2-macroglobulin family protein; protein product: MSGLCRLLWFLALSVLVSLPARAQDALPDHRYLVSENTDFYGADLGPLFDTSRAACVRACDSQSACVAYTFNSRSNACFPKSALTDSQPFEGAISARKVPTPAAARALGTARAAELSFLAPDDIAAASALVTTLANDTPVGDLRIPDVVAAFNAALSTGNRPAAARRAAQAAVIDDSADSWQRLAWLGLRPAPDSTPRALVNRLRAQSVPAAINAYLRADTTAARVTALDLMARAFEANGRGRSMIAPLRLAATLEPRAEIAAALETAIGKYGFRLTDTRVDKDSARPRICAVFSEDLVQAGVDYAPFVRTEDPTLSVAPDDREICIEGVSHGARYRVTFRSGLPAASGEVLHRDTPVTLYVRDRPATVRFSGRAYVLPRSADAALPVETVNTDAVELVLRRISDRNLLRAMQDSYFGRPLSKYQEDAFATDIAEHIWTGTGTVQNTLNAQVTTRLPLGDMLAGQRAGIYALSASIAGQDPYDNPAATQWFILTDLGLSAWSGTDGLYAAVRGLGDTGARAGVTLTLLSRANAVLGTAVTDAEGFARFPAGLTRGTGAAAPALLMAEEGETDAAFLSLRDPGFDLSDRGVEGHPPSPPIDTFLTTDRGAYRAGEVIHATVLTRDPAGKAVNGLPLVAVLTRPDGVEHSRTLSQGARDGGHVFALPTGPLAPRGAWRLDVVADPAMGPLASQTVLVEDFLPDRITFDMTLPDAPLRLGDRPPLAVAASYLFGSPGAGLAVEGEARLRLTRSLDAHPGYLFGRHDTRFDTRTAYLDPVTTDARGAATLALTLPDLDEVPAAPLEAEITLRVAEGSGRPVERSLTRPVATGAPLIGIKPDFEGPLSEGADAAFRLIATAGDMPVRWTLNRVETRYQWFSRYGDWDWEPVTRRIRMDSGEVTLGQTPTALELPTDWGQYELVVERLGAPYAVSSVSFSAGWYGGGDAADTPDLLQVSLDRPDYGRGDTATLRFSAPQEGVALVSVLSNRVIEQRAVAVPQGDFALPLTVTEDWGHSAYVTVQLLRPMDAAADQSPQRSLGLAHARIRPEGKELTVTLDAPAEVDGQAGPLDVPVRIDGIAEGAQAHLTLAAVDVGILNLTGFAAPDPTDHYFGQRRLGVEIRDIYGRLIDGLNGAMGQVRSGGDAARSAGLQAPPPTEALMAAFSGPVTVGPDGTATVRIARPAFNGTIRLMAVAWSDSAVGRAVQDVIARDPVVITGSVPRVLAPGDDTTMLLEFVHASGGAGEMPVSVLADAGIAVGAFPATVAIDPGGTVRLAVPLSAREIGDHQITVTLRPPGGAPLQRVLSLPVRINDPEIAVTRRFSLGAGETFTYDTAPFAGLRAGTASATLTAGPLARFDVPGLLRQLDRYPYGCTEQVTSGALPLLGLGALASEAGLGAPQDIKAKIQSGVDQVLARQASNGAFGLWRADGGNTWLDAYVTDFLWRARGAGHDVPQRALSLALDHLRNRVNFAPDFDSGGEDIAYALLVLARAGAAQMGDLRYYADTKSDAFATPMAAAQLGAALAAYGDPARADRMFRRAASLLATPPDTTRWRDDFGSRLRDTASLVHLAAEAGSTAVDAASLAQTLPLANLTLSTQEAAQVVLAAQALGSPRSASGVEIDGAPVPATHVQRLSDRDPRSHTVRNTSGAAIDVTLTTFGVPVQPPEAQGYGYALTRRLFTLEGSEVTGPVASGTRLVVVLEVQPFEDIGARLMIDDPLPGGLEIDNPNLLRSGDVAALDWLDVATPEMTQFRSDRFLAALDHRSAEPVQLAYIVRAVSPGSYHHPAAQVSDMYRPEYRAVTATTRLTVTR
- the pbpC gene encoding penicillin-binding protein 1C, giving the protein MKRAAALLAGAALALGLAAHSRDRFDSWVAATVLPPVLSETGAEVRAGDGTLLRAFPVEDGRLRLAVGLHEVDPVFLRLLIAYEDRRFYDHAGVDPLALLRAAAQAARYGRVVSGGSTLTMQVARLLENSGTGSVGGKLRQIRLALALERQLTKEQILSLYLLHAPYGGPVEGIRAASLSWFGKEPRRLTLAEAALLVALPQSPEARRPDRHPDAARAARDRVLARTGMDAGATRGDVPRTLGTPRQDAPHLAESIRQRMPQRIQHRTTLDPALQRQMQSLARRAVAGQGDAVSAAILVADHATGDVLAYVGSPDYTDGQRQGYVDMVAASRSPGSTLKPLIYAMAFDEGLAHPDTLIDDAPVYFGRYAPQNFDGVFRGRLTVRDALSLSLNIPPVLLLDEIGPARLMSTLERAGAAPQLPSGQPGLAVALGGVGLSLRDLVQLYAAIAQGGDGPPLRILQDTHPKDPPHILSPVAAWQVAHILADIAPPAGSAARAGQIAYKTGTSYGHRDAWAIGFDGQHVIGIWLGRPDGSPVPGAFGGDLAAPVLFEAFGRLGSLVPLPRPPQNALILGTAHLPEPLRVFRSRSAAFEPAPDGPEVTFPPEGATLRRSGFGVPLKLRAGRLPLTVLVDGAPVLTGLHSRDALLPLDAPGFARIAVIDADGRSASVEIRLD
- a CDS encoding AEC family transporter, which codes for MEFLLSVLPLVLVVVAGYALAKTGTIPRGSWAAIETLSFRVLIPATLILAIATSDLSVARFGGFGATLLITLALVAVGTLALRLLPHHRLSNPSFTTLFQTTMRWNVFVALAASEQFLTGGIALLAVAIAVLIPLINIICIVVLASFGPARASVRRIFGAVARNPLVQACAIGLALNLLDVSLPAPVEDTLEMIGRGALAVGLLAVGGGISLRRLARADARVIAGAILRPLITPALFVVVGSAVGLPAVQLFAGVLVFSAPAASNGYIVAKQMGGDADLYADVLTWQVGLSLMLLPVWAAALL
- a CDS encoding GNAT family N-acetyltransferase, whose protein sequence is MSAPDIRRLTNADFDDALALYRALTRDPVPVSAAPRDFAAVLAHPGTAIFGAEVDGRIRSMLTAHLLPNMTSGGRAYGLIENVVTDPGFQRRGLGRMTLRAAIDHARGAGAYKLMLLTGTARGARGFYEKLGFSDAEKHGMVLRF